From a region of the Hemibagrus wyckioides isolate EC202008001 linkage group LG06, SWU_Hwy_1.0, whole genome shotgun sequence genome:
- the aff3 gene encoding AF4/FMR2 family member 3 isoform X1, producing the protein MTHSWPSQQPPGGGGTERFLYSDSKDGKRHSSQHKQVRNDAPIRMPRVAPHKSMLADDLKLSSDEDDSDKGPHPSWTESHNLSGQHTHTHGRRARHSSSGSSGSDSSSESESSSQRSRSPSPEAQTQPEIPSQPLPLTFSKESQDSSLTHWQLDKWLEKVHKTRQSDHDPGGHSSGTGFDSERGPSPGRYWERDSGLGTRESYSPSQSPVPSPKFDYSPRHSHRSSPGYSPCPSPGISPVPSPVPSVCPSPGTSLRLSRSPSPLPLHPPKSPSPSFTSAPASPRITPYSQVHLESSRLAAQTKFTSSPVHQPKVRPWLPPDHNAQRINDSRQKDSRQTALPQHHSKHNSTHKETPHKPKSQSSESRSKSRFSPTPHQSQSSSRSNLSPKTKPRHLSSTDCSTGRRPSDHKSKLSHSLNSKPKPSPTPKHKAVTETNSVHSSSSRPPTRPAPEISARSHPPPKNSRLSPSTKPNTKSKEEAVPSTRTSQKEQKPRGREPDLHSRGKAQGRALVQTTETQSHRRLAEEQLIRQRWVRSSEDEEEEEDRRKEQGEREKKRRRRKEHNAEWQAVQPKQRPHTNSQHQPRTECSGPEREVQKRKKRRRSREEHSSNPGVIDANPSPPLSPPSPTPVVQPTRRLFTSSSSSSSSSSSSSSESDSEPSPPPNVAKVPADSTSSQRPAPKQRHQEQCRPSELRSNDASPDEGQQRSGKHKLYTLVPFGRTEKSTAVSHRGLRNLVVRIDLSLLARVPNTSEAPRRGSSSSSSSSSSAKTKEKISMRHQYHQDHETGDAKSKRKAENGEAQKDSKRSHIHSEKLPVPTHTADNEKQEAHSNNRQNDHHMDYIYTKRPLSPLSPPTASKMQYSDHQHANPPRDKDSTVKKSQIQKALPKIEAECAGVSGNTLPFSGTWAPSAKEPSYRRTVPYTDVSHNAEYYMHEAKRLKHRADAMVDKLGKAVNYVDAALSFMECGKAMEEGPLESKSPYAMYAETVELIRYAMRLKSHTSPGARQEDKQLAVLCFRCLALLYWQMFRLKKDHALKYSRALTDYFKVVPAHGIIPTLPKVPNTPPPWSDGTKGNVPPTCISSVGLTGSQPGSSITYPFINIPQRIHQMAANHLNITNSVLYSYEYWELADTLGKENKEFFNYLNTLTGPLTLHSSMAHIVQYTRQGLQWIRISANLS; encoded by the exons ATGACCCACTCCTGGCCTTCCCAGCAGCCCCCAGGTGGAGGGGGGACAGAACGTTTCCTGTATTCAGATTCAAAA GATGGAAAACGCCACAGCTCTCAGCACAAGCAAG TAAGGAATGATGCTCCTATAAGGATGCCACGTGTGGCCCCTCACAAATC CATGCTTGCTGATGACCTGAAGCTCAGTAGTGATGAGGATGACAGTGACAAG ggACCTCATCCTTCCTGGACTGAAAGCCACAA TCTGTCagggcagcacacacacacacatggcaggaGGGCAAGACATTCCAGCTCAGGCTCCTCAGGATCTGATTCCTCCAGTGAGTCTGAGAGCAGTAGCCAGCGGTCACGCAGCCCAAGCCCAGAAGCACAGACCCAACCTGAGATCCCCAGCCAGCCACTGCCTCTTACCTTCAGCAAAGAG AGTCAAGACTCGTCACTGACACACTGGCAGCTGGACAAGTGGCTTGAGAAAGTTCATAAAACTCGACAGTCAGACCACGACCCAGGAGGTCATAGCTCCGGTACAGGCTTCGATTCTGAAAGAGGACCATCTCCAGGAAGATACTGGGAGAGAGATTCTGGCCTTGGAACGAGAGAGAGCTACAGTCCAAGCCAGAGCCCTGTCCCTAGCCCCAAGTTTGACTACAGCCCCAGGCATAGTCATCGATCTAGTCCGGGATATAGCCCTTGTCCAAGCCCAGGAATTAGCCCTGTGCCAAGCCCAGTGCCCAGTGTTTGTCCAAGCCCAGGTACTAGCCTAAGACTAAGTCGAAGTCCCAGTCCTTTACCTCTTCACCCACCCAAAAGTCCTAGCCCTAGCTTCACCTCTGCTCCTGCCTCTCCAAGAATAACTCCTTATTCTCAGGTTCACCTGGAAAGCTCCAGGCTTGCTGCACAGACTAAATTTACCTCCAGTCCTGTGCATCAGCCTAAGGTCAGACCATGGTTGCCACCAGACCATAACGCTCAACGTATTAATGACTCTAGACAGAAAGATTCTAGACAAACTGCCCTTCCACAGCATCATTCCAAACACAACTCAACTCACAAAGAGACTCCACACAAGCCAAAATCCCAAAGCAGTGAATCTAGATCAAAATCCCGATTTAGTCCTACTCCACATCAGTCTCAGTCAAGCTCCAGGTCCAACCTCAGCCCTAAAACAAAGCCTAGGCATTTGTCTTCCACTGACTGTAGCACTGGGCGTAGACCCAGTGATCATAAGAGTAAATTGAGCCACAGTTTAAATTCCAAACCGAAGCCCAGCCCCACACCCAAACATAAGGCTGTGACTGAGACAAACTCAGTCCACAGTTCCAGCTCTAGGCCACCAACTCGGCCTGCCCCAGAGATTTCAGCTAGGTCCCACCCACCACCAAAAAACTCGAGACTCAGCCCCagcacaaaaccaaacacaaaatCCAAAGAGGAAGCTGTGCCCAGCACTAGGACATCTCAAAAGGAACAAAAGCCAAGGGGTCGAGAGCCAGATTTGCATAGCCGAGGTAAGGCCCAGGGAAGAGCCCTGGTCCAAACTACAGAAACTCAAAGTCACAGGAGACTGGCGGAGGAGCAGTTAATAAGGCAGCGCTGGGTCCGAAGTTctgaggacgaggaggaggaagaggacagGAGAAAAGAgcaaggagaaagagaaaagaagaggaggaggaggaaggagcaCAATGCTGAATGGCAGGCAGTACAGCCCAAGCAGAGACCCCACACCAACAGTCAGCATCAGCCCCGAACTGAATGCAGTGGGCCTGAGCGGGAGGtccagaagaggaagaagaggaggaggagcagagaAGAACACTCCTCCAACCCTGGAGTTATAGACGCCAACCCTTCTCCTCCATTATCCCCACCTTCTCCTACTCCTGTTGTCCAACCGACGCGTCGACTTTttacctcttcttcttcttcctcttcttcttcctcctcatcttcctcagaATCAGACTCTGAGCCCAGTCCGCCCCCAAACGTTGCTAAAGTTCCTGCAGACTCTACATCCAGCCAGAGACCTGCACCAAAGCAAAGGCATCAAGAACAATGTAGACCCTCTGAATTGAGATCAAATGATGCTTCTCCAGATGAAGGACAACAGCGTTcaggcaaacacaaactctacacactggTGCCATTTGGCCGTACTGAGAAGTCCACCGCTGTCTCTCATCGAGGACTGAGGAATCTGGTAGTCAGGATAGACCTGTCACTTCTGGCCAGAGTCCCTAACACAAGTGAGGCCCCACGCAGAGggtcttcatcttcatcatcctcttcatcttcagctAAAACTAAAGAAAAGATCTCCATGAGACATCAGTACCACCAAGACCACGAAACTGGAGATGCCAAAAGCAAACGGAAG GCTGAGAATGGAGAGGCTCAAAAGGACAGTAAGAGAAGCCACATTCACTCTGAAAAGCTCCCAgttcccacacacacagctgacaaTGAAAAGCAGGAGGCTCATTCCAACAACAGGCagaatga cCATCATATGGATTATATTTACACCAAGAGACCACTGTCCCCACTTTCTCCTCCAACTGCTTCAAAGATGCAGTATTCAGACCACCAACATGCAAACCCACCAAGAGACAAAGACTCCACCGTGAAAAAATCACAG ATCCAAAAAGCTCTCCCAAAGATTGAAGCAGAGTGTGCTGGAGTGTCAGGAAACACACTGCCCTTTTCTGGAACCTGGGCTCCATCTGCAAAGGAACCATCATACAGACGAACTGTGCCTTACACTGATGT ctcaCACAATGCAGAGTACTACATGCATGAAGCCAAAAGATTGAAGCATCGAGCTGATGCTATG GTGGATAAACTAGGTAAAGCTGTGAATTATGTGGATGCGGCTTTGTCCTTCATGGAGTGTGGCAAGGCCATGGAAGAAGGCCCTCTGGAATCTAAGTCTCCTTATGCCATGTATGCAGAAACTGTGGAACTCATaag ATATGCTATGAGGCTAAAGAGTCACACAAGCCCTGGAGCCAGGCAGGAGGACAAGCAGCTGGCTGTACTTTG TTTCCGGTGTCTTGCTCTTCTATACTGGCAAATGTTCAGATTGAAAAAAGACCATGCTCTAAAATACTCCAGAGCTCTGACAGACTACTTCAAGGTAGTGCCAGCACATGGAATCATCCCT ACTTTACCAAAGGTGCCTAATACACCACCTCCCTGGAGCGATGGCACAAA GGGAAATGTGCCTCCAACTTGCATATCCTCTGTTGGATTAACTGGGTCCCAACCTGGCAGCTCTATCACCTACCCTTTCATCAACATTCCCCAGCGTATCCACCAGATGGCAGCAAATCACCTCAATATCACCAACAGTGTGCTTTACAGTTATGAGTACTGGGAGTTAGCTGACACCTTGGGAAAGGAAAACAAAG AGTTCTTTAACTACCTGAACACGCTGACTGGACCCCTGACCCTACACAGCAGCATGGCTCATATAGTCCAGTACACAAGACAGGGGCTGCAGTGGATACGGATCAGTGCCAATTTATCGTAG
- the aff3 gene encoding AF4/FMR2 family member 3 isoform X2 — protein MTHSWPSQQPPGGGGTERFLYSDSKDGKRHSSQHKQVRNDAPIRMPRVAPHKSMLADDLKLSSDEDDSDKGPHPSWTESHNLSGQHTHTHGRRARHSSSGSSGSDSSSESESSSQRSRSPSPEAQTQPEIPSQPLPLTFSKESQDSSLTHWQLDKWLEKVHKTRQSDHDPGGHSSGTGFDSERGPSPGRYWERDSGLGTRESYSPSQSPVPSPKFDYSPRHSHRSSPGYSPCPSPGISPVPSPVPSVCPSPGTSLRLSRSPSPLPLHPPKSPSPSFTSAPASPRITPYSQVHLESSRLAAQTKFTSSPVHQPKVRPWLPPDHNAQRINDSRQKDSRQTALPQHHSKHNSTHKETPHKPKSQSSESRSKSRFSPTPHQSQSSSRSNLSPKTKPRHLSSTDCSTGRRPSDHKSKLSHSLNSKPKPSPTPKHKAVTETNSVHSSSSRPPTRPAPEISARSHPPPKNSRLSPSTKPNTKSKEEAVPSTRTSQKEQKPRGREPDLHSRGKAQGRALVQTTETQSHRRLAEEQLIRQRWVRSSEDEEEEEDRRKEQGEREKKRRRRKEHNAEWQAVQPKQRPHTNSQHQPRTECSGPEREVQKRKKRRRSREEHSSNPGVIDANPSPPLSPPSPTPVVQPTRRLFTSSSSSSSSSSSSSSESDSEPSPPPNVAKVPADSTSSQRPAPKQRHQEQCRPSELRSNDASPDEGQQRSGKHKLYTLVPFGRTEKSTAVSHRGLRNLVVRIDLSLLARVPNTSEAPRRGSSSSSSSSSSAKTKEKISMRHQYHQDHETGDAKSKRKAENGEAQKDSKRSHIHSEKLPVPTHTADNEKQEAHSNNRQNDHHMDYIYTKRPLSPLSPPTASKMQYSDHQHANPPRDKDSTVKKSQIQKALPKIEAECAGVSGNTLPFSGTWAPSAKEPSYRRTVPYTDVSHNAEYYMHEAKRLKHRADAMVDKLGKAVNYVDAALSFMECGKAMEEGPLESKSPYAMYAETVELIRYAMRLKSHTSPGARQEDKQLAVLCFRCLALLYWQMFRLKKDHALKYSRALTDYFKTLPKVPNTPPPWSDGTKGNVPPTCISSVGLTGSQPGSSITYPFINIPQRIHQMAANHLNITNSVLYSYEYWELADTLGKENKEFFNYLNTLTGPLTLHSSMAHIVQYTRQGLQWIRISANLS, from the exons ATGACCCACTCCTGGCCTTCCCAGCAGCCCCCAGGTGGAGGGGGGACAGAACGTTTCCTGTATTCAGATTCAAAA GATGGAAAACGCCACAGCTCTCAGCACAAGCAAG TAAGGAATGATGCTCCTATAAGGATGCCACGTGTGGCCCCTCACAAATC CATGCTTGCTGATGACCTGAAGCTCAGTAGTGATGAGGATGACAGTGACAAG ggACCTCATCCTTCCTGGACTGAAAGCCACAA TCTGTCagggcagcacacacacacacatggcaggaGGGCAAGACATTCCAGCTCAGGCTCCTCAGGATCTGATTCCTCCAGTGAGTCTGAGAGCAGTAGCCAGCGGTCACGCAGCCCAAGCCCAGAAGCACAGACCCAACCTGAGATCCCCAGCCAGCCACTGCCTCTTACCTTCAGCAAAGAG AGTCAAGACTCGTCACTGACACACTGGCAGCTGGACAAGTGGCTTGAGAAAGTTCATAAAACTCGACAGTCAGACCACGACCCAGGAGGTCATAGCTCCGGTACAGGCTTCGATTCTGAAAGAGGACCATCTCCAGGAAGATACTGGGAGAGAGATTCTGGCCTTGGAACGAGAGAGAGCTACAGTCCAAGCCAGAGCCCTGTCCCTAGCCCCAAGTTTGACTACAGCCCCAGGCATAGTCATCGATCTAGTCCGGGATATAGCCCTTGTCCAAGCCCAGGAATTAGCCCTGTGCCAAGCCCAGTGCCCAGTGTTTGTCCAAGCCCAGGTACTAGCCTAAGACTAAGTCGAAGTCCCAGTCCTTTACCTCTTCACCCACCCAAAAGTCCTAGCCCTAGCTTCACCTCTGCTCCTGCCTCTCCAAGAATAACTCCTTATTCTCAGGTTCACCTGGAAAGCTCCAGGCTTGCTGCACAGACTAAATTTACCTCCAGTCCTGTGCATCAGCCTAAGGTCAGACCATGGTTGCCACCAGACCATAACGCTCAACGTATTAATGACTCTAGACAGAAAGATTCTAGACAAACTGCCCTTCCACAGCATCATTCCAAACACAACTCAACTCACAAAGAGACTCCACACAAGCCAAAATCCCAAAGCAGTGAATCTAGATCAAAATCCCGATTTAGTCCTACTCCACATCAGTCTCAGTCAAGCTCCAGGTCCAACCTCAGCCCTAAAACAAAGCCTAGGCATTTGTCTTCCACTGACTGTAGCACTGGGCGTAGACCCAGTGATCATAAGAGTAAATTGAGCCACAGTTTAAATTCCAAACCGAAGCCCAGCCCCACACCCAAACATAAGGCTGTGACTGAGACAAACTCAGTCCACAGTTCCAGCTCTAGGCCACCAACTCGGCCTGCCCCAGAGATTTCAGCTAGGTCCCACCCACCACCAAAAAACTCGAGACTCAGCCCCagcacaaaaccaaacacaaaatCCAAAGAGGAAGCTGTGCCCAGCACTAGGACATCTCAAAAGGAACAAAAGCCAAGGGGTCGAGAGCCAGATTTGCATAGCCGAGGTAAGGCCCAGGGAAGAGCCCTGGTCCAAACTACAGAAACTCAAAGTCACAGGAGACTGGCGGAGGAGCAGTTAATAAGGCAGCGCTGGGTCCGAAGTTctgaggacgaggaggaggaagaggacagGAGAAAAGAgcaaggagaaagagaaaagaagaggaggaggaggaaggagcaCAATGCTGAATGGCAGGCAGTACAGCCCAAGCAGAGACCCCACACCAACAGTCAGCATCAGCCCCGAACTGAATGCAGTGGGCCTGAGCGGGAGGtccagaagaggaagaagaggaggaggagcagagaAGAACACTCCTCCAACCCTGGAGTTATAGACGCCAACCCTTCTCCTCCATTATCCCCACCTTCTCCTACTCCTGTTGTCCAACCGACGCGTCGACTTTttacctcttcttcttcttcctcttcttcttcctcctcatcttcctcagaATCAGACTCTGAGCCCAGTCCGCCCCCAAACGTTGCTAAAGTTCCTGCAGACTCTACATCCAGCCAGAGACCTGCACCAAAGCAAAGGCATCAAGAACAATGTAGACCCTCTGAATTGAGATCAAATGATGCTTCTCCAGATGAAGGACAACAGCGTTcaggcaaacacaaactctacacactggTGCCATTTGGCCGTACTGAGAAGTCCACCGCTGTCTCTCATCGAGGACTGAGGAATCTGGTAGTCAGGATAGACCTGTCACTTCTGGCCAGAGTCCCTAACACAAGTGAGGCCCCACGCAGAGggtcttcatcttcatcatcctcttcatcttcagctAAAACTAAAGAAAAGATCTCCATGAGACATCAGTACCACCAAGACCACGAAACTGGAGATGCCAAAAGCAAACGGAAG GCTGAGAATGGAGAGGCTCAAAAGGACAGTAAGAGAAGCCACATTCACTCTGAAAAGCTCCCAgttcccacacacacagctgacaaTGAAAAGCAGGAGGCTCATTCCAACAACAGGCagaatga cCATCATATGGATTATATTTACACCAAGAGACCACTGTCCCCACTTTCTCCTCCAACTGCTTCAAAGATGCAGTATTCAGACCACCAACATGCAAACCCACCAAGAGACAAAGACTCCACCGTGAAAAAATCACAG ATCCAAAAAGCTCTCCCAAAGATTGAAGCAGAGTGTGCTGGAGTGTCAGGAAACACACTGCCCTTTTCTGGAACCTGGGCTCCATCTGCAAAGGAACCATCATACAGACGAACTGTGCCTTACACTGATGT ctcaCACAATGCAGAGTACTACATGCATGAAGCCAAAAGATTGAAGCATCGAGCTGATGCTATG GTGGATAAACTAGGTAAAGCTGTGAATTATGTGGATGCGGCTTTGTCCTTCATGGAGTGTGGCAAGGCCATGGAAGAAGGCCCTCTGGAATCTAAGTCTCCTTATGCCATGTATGCAGAAACTGTGGAACTCATaag ATATGCTATGAGGCTAAAGAGTCACACAAGCCCTGGAGCCAGGCAGGAGGACAAGCAGCTGGCTGTACTTTG TTTCCGGTGTCTTGCTCTTCTATACTGGCAAATGTTCAGATTGAAAAAAGACCATGCTCTAAAATACTCCAGAGCTCTGACAGACTACTTCAAG ACTTTACCAAAGGTGCCTAATACACCACCTCCCTGGAGCGATGGCACAAA GGGAAATGTGCCTCCAACTTGCATATCCTCTGTTGGATTAACTGGGTCCCAACCTGGCAGCTCTATCACCTACCCTTTCATCAACATTCCCCAGCGTATCCACCAGATGGCAGCAAATCACCTCAATATCACCAACAGTGTGCTTTACAGTTATGAGTACTGGGAGTTAGCTGACACCTTGGGAAAGGAAAACAAAG AGTTCTTTAACTACCTGAACACGCTGACTGGACCCCTGACCCTACACAGCAGCATGGCTCATATAGTCCAGTACACAAGACAGGGGCTGCAGTGGATACGGATCAGTGCCAATTTATCGTAG